One window from the genome of Cryobacterium sp. GrIS_2_6 encodes:
- a CDS encoding MurT ligase domain-containing protein, with amino-acid sequence MRYAPAILVGRTVRVLARWRKPGGGSAVPGLVVNKIAPGFLSSVLNGFPDGLVIVSGSSGKSTTTKMLVAALRAHGVTVFTNQSTANITQGLTSALLEEVSLTGRIHGDMAVLEMDEGHGALISATLNPRVVALTNVMVDQIDRFHDSDMVVAMLTRIANRASGTVVINADDASLLGLVDHLDGPAAVARYGVTAEILAENPRGLGYSVTASERMPTADGILLTRVSGRSASVLLDGRSFDLDLPARGVHYAVDAVTAIAAAQAALGDRFDAATACAAVSAIPPVFGRGEIVTVRGRRVEFVLVQNPASFQLNVDSLEPGLDQVLVAIGSDVRDPSYFWPVDTSGLGRVLIASGSKAHDIALQLAYDGVIVDRIEPDLGRALDDFLALPDPEHGIKTIIFSADSMRRTRAHLGLASNREG; translated from the coding sequence GTGCGCTATGCACCGGCAATTTTGGTCGGCCGAACTGTGCGGGTCCTCGCGCGCTGGCGAAAGCCGGGCGGGGGCTCCGCGGTTCCCGGCCTCGTCGTCAACAAGATCGCTCCGGGGTTCCTCTCGAGCGTTCTGAACGGCTTTCCGGACGGTCTCGTGATCGTGTCCGGCTCGAGCGGCAAGTCCACGACCACCAAGATGCTCGTCGCGGCCCTCCGCGCGCACGGCGTCACGGTGTTCACGAACCAGTCGACCGCGAACATCACCCAGGGACTCACTTCCGCCCTGCTCGAGGAGGTCAGCCTCACCGGTCGGATCCACGGTGACATGGCCGTGCTCGAAATGGATGAGGGGCACGGCGCCCTCATCTCGGCGACGCTCAACCCCCGGGTCGTCGCACTGACGAACGTCATGGTCGACCAGATCGACCGTTTCCACGACTCCGACATGGTCGTGGCCATGCTGACTAGGATCGCGAACCGTGCAAGCGGGACCGTCGTCATCAACGCCGACGACGCGTCCCTCCTCGGCCTCGTCGACCACCTCGACGGCCCAGCGGCCGTGGCCCGCTACGGTGTGACCGCGGAGATCCTCGCGGAGAACCCGCGCGGTCTGGGCTACAGCGTGACCGCGTCCGAGCGGATGCCGACGGCCGACGGCATCCTGCTCACCCGCGTCTCCGGGCGCTCGGCTTCGGTTCTGCTCGACGGTCGGTCCTTCGACCTCGACCTGCCCGCGCGCGGCGTGCACTACGCCGTGGACGCAGTCACGGCGATCGCGGCCGCCCAGGCCGCCCTCGGGGACCGCTTCGACGCGGCAACGGCCTGCGCCGCCGTGTCCGCGATCCCGCCCGTCTTCGGCAGGGGCGAGATCGTCACCGTCCGCGGCCGCCGCGTCGAGTTCGTGCTCGTCCAGAACCCGGCGAGCTTCCAGCTCAACGTCGACAGCCTCGAACCCGGCCTCGACCAGGTCCTGGTCGCCATCGGGTCCGACGTCCGCGATCCGTCATACTTCTGGCCGGTAGACACCTCCGGCCTCGGCCGGGTGCTGATCGCATCGGGCTCGAAGGCCCACGACATCGCGCTGCAACTCGCATACGACGGAGTGATCGTCGACCGGATCGAGCCAGACCTCGGCCGTGCACTCGACGACTTCCTGGCGCTGCCGGATCCGGAGCACGGCATCAAGACCATCATCTTCTCGGCGGATTCGATGCGGCGCACCCGCGCACACCTCGGCCTCGCCTCGAACCGGGAGGGTTGA
- a CDS encoding type IIA DNA topoisomerase subunit B, which translates to MSSSDYSARHLSVLEGLEAVRKRPGMYIGSTDSRGLMHCLWEIIDNSVDEALGGFGAGIDIVLHPDASVEVSDTARGIPVDIEPKTGLTGVEVVFTKLHAGGKFGGGSYAASGGLHGVGASVVNALSERLDVEVDRDGKTWAMSFHRGEPGLFADTGEKSPDAPFTPFEHQSELRVVGKVRRGVTGTRIRYWADRQIFTKGATFQTEELLERARQTAFLVPGLALSIDDRRGDEPVVEVFRFEGGISEFVEHLSTDAAITDTWRLTGHGTFTETVPVLMPTGAMVPTELVRDCAVDIALRWGTGYDTIVRSFVNIIATPKGGTHQAGFDAGLIKFLRAQVELNARRLKMGSDKLEKDDVMAGLTAVLTVRLPEPQFEGQTKEVLGTPAVRAIVANVVAQAMNERFVSTRRDDKTQAAVLLDKIVAEMKSRISARAHKETQRRKNALESSSLPAKLVDCRSNDVLNSELFIVEGDSALGTAKLARDSEHQALLPIRGKILNVQKASVADMLSNLECASIIQVIGAGSGRSFDLSAARYGKVIIMSDADVDGAHIRTLLLTLFFRYMRPMITEGRVFAAVPPLHRVVVMNPGSKPNETIYTYSEPELHSVLAALKKSGKRYQDPIQRYKGLGEMDADQLATTTMERSHRMLRRVRVADAEQAGKVFELLMGNDVAPRKEFIIESSDKLSRDRIDV; encoded by the coding sequence GTGAGTTCTTCTGACTATTCCGCCCGCCACCTCTCGGTCCTCGAAGGCCTCGAGGCCGTGCGCAAGCGCCCCGGCATGTACATCGGCTCGACGGACTCCCGGGGGTTGATGCACTGCCTCTGGGAGATCATCGACAACTCCGTCGACGAGGCGCTCGGCGGATTCGGTGCCGGAATCGACATCGTGCTGCACCCGGACGCAAGCGTCGAGGTCAGCGACACCGCCCGCGGTATCCCCGTTGACATCGAACCGAAGACCGGACTGACCGGCGTCGAGGTCGTCTTCACCAAATTGCACGCCGGCGGTAAATTCGGCGGCGGTTCGTATGCGGCTTCGGGTGGACTGCACGGAGTGGGCGCATCCGTCGTCAACGCCCTCTCGGAGCGCCTCGACGTCGAGGTCGACAGGGACGGCAAGACCTGGGCGATGTCCTTCCACCGCGGTGAACCCGGACTGTTCGCGGACACCGGGGAGAAGAGTCCGGACGCCCCCTTCACCCCCTTCGAGCATCAGAGCGAACTCCGTGTGGTCGGCAAGGTCCGTCGCGGCGTCACGGGAACCCGTATCCGCTATTGGGCGGACCGGCAGATCTTCACCAAGGGCGCGACGTTCCAGACCGAGGAACTGCTCGAGCGGGCCAGACAGACGGCGTTCCTCGTTCCCGGGCTCGCCCTGTCGATCGACGACCGTCGTGGCGATGAGCCCGTTGTCGAGGTATTCCGGTTCGAGGGTGGCATCTCCGAGTTCGTCGAGCACCTCTCGACGGATGCCGCCATCACGGACACCTGGCGCCTCACCGGCCACGGCACGTTCACCGAGACCGTTCCGGTGCTGATGCCGACGGGTGCCATGGTTCCGACCGAGCTCGTCAGGGACTGCGCCGTCGATATCGCGCTGCGCTGGGGGACCGGCTACGACACGATCGTCCGCAGTTTCGTGAACATCATAGCGACGCCCAAGGGCGGCACCCACCAGGCCGGATTCGACGCCGGGCTGATCAAGTTCCTGAGGGCACAGGTCGAGCTCAACGCGCGCAGGCTCAAGATGGGTTCTGACAAGCTCGAGAAGGACGACGTGATGGCGGGGCTCACCGCCGTGCTCACCGTGCGCCTGCCCGAGCCGCAGTTCGAAGGACAGACCAAGGAGGTCCTCGGGACGCCCGCCGTGCGCGCGATCGTCGCGAACGTCGTCGCCCAGGCGATGAATGAACGCTTCGTGTCCACCCGGCGCGACGACAAGACGCAGGCGGCCGTGCTGCTCGACAAGATCGTCGCCGAGATGAAGTCGCGCATTTCCGCTCGCGCCCACAAGGAGACGCAGCGGCGCAAGAACGCCCTCGAAAGCTCCTCCCTGCCCGCGAAGCTCGTCGACTGCCGCAGCAACGACGTGCTCAACAGCGAACTGTTCATCGTCGAGGGCGACTCGGCGCTCGGCACCGCCAAGCTCGCGCGCGACAGCGAGCACCAAGCCCTGCTGCCCATCCGCGGCAAGATCCTGAACGTGCAGAAGGCATCCGTCGCCGACATGCTCTCCAACCTCGAGTGCGCCTCAATCATCCAGGTCATAGGCGCAGGCTCCGGCCGCAGCTTCGACCTCTCGGCGGCGCGCTACGGCAAGGTCATCATCATGAGCGATGCGGATGTCGACGGGGCGCACATCCGCACGCTGCTGCTGACCCTGTTCTTCCGGTACATGCGCCCGATGATCACCGAGGGGCGGGTGTTCGCCGCGGTGCCGCCCCTGCACAGAGTGGTCGTGATGAACCCGGGCTCGAAGCCCAATGAGACCATCTACACCTACTCGGAGCCCGAGCTGCACAGCGTGCTTGCGGCCCTGAAGAAGAGCGGCAAGCGGTACCAGGATCCGATCCAGCGGTACAAGGGGCTCGGCGAGATGGACGCGGACCAGCTGGCGACGACGACGATGGAGCGATCGCACCGGATGCTCCGCCGTGTGCGGGTCGCCGATGCCGAGCAGGCCGGCAAGGTCTTCGAACTCCTGATGGGCAACGACGTCGCCCCGCGCAAGGAGTTCATCATCGAAAGCTCGGACAAGCTCAGCAGGGACCGCATCGACGTGTAA
- a CDS encoding DNA topoisomerase IV subunit A codes for MSRTPATPPAPFTERIEDVDVSTEMQGSFLEYAYSVIYSRALPDARDGLKPVQRRILYQMAEMGLRPDRGHVKSARVVGEVMGKLHPHGDTAIYDALVRMAQAFTLRVPLIDGHGNFGSLDDGPAAPRYTEARLAAPALAMTENLDEDVVDFVPNYDNQLTQPDVLPAAYPNLLVNGAAGIAVGMATNMAPHNLIEVVGAARHLLAHPDATLDELMEYVPGPDLPTGGTIVGLSGIKDAYLTGRGSFKTRAKVSVEAITARKSGLIVTELPYLVGPERVIEKIKDGVTSKKLSGISDVTDLTDRTHGLRLVIGIKTGFSPLAVLEQLYRYTPLEDSFNINAVALVDGGPQTLGLRELLSVYVGHRIEVVTRRSAYRLARRKERLHLVEGLLIAIVDIDEVIQVIRTSDDTEQARTRLIDVFELSQIQAEYILELRLRRLTRFSQIELEAERDQLLAEIALLEELLGSKQAIRTLVSDELAAVAEKFGTPRRTLLTEAKPSIAGAVAKRNAPVLELTDTPTRVYLSATGRIARVDLAAIEPAGDNPFDPDPLPADDAVTETGDAASAPRTRTVPTQRRSKHDAVLSALDTTSRAEVGAVTSRGRLIRFTPVDLPVMPPTSIQLGAGVRVADYLGLTDRSETVLALVSLESDHSIALGTTFGTVKRVVAGDWANRPDFEIIQLKPKDAVIGAVQGTEDEELVFVTSDAQLLRFPAASVRPQGRLAGGMAGIKLTADARAVFFTSLAADDAETAVVATVAASSHTLAGTDPGTAKVSEFTEFPAKGRATSGVRAHRFLKGEDAIAVAWVGPMPARAVGPDGVPRTLPETGARRDASGTMLEALVGAIGARIA; via the coding sequence ATGAGTCGCACACCCGCTACCCCGCCCGCACCCTTCACCGAACGCATCGAGGACGTCGATGTCTCGACGGAGATGCAGGGATCGTTCCTGGAATACGCGTACTCGGTGATCTATTCCCGCGCCCTCCCCGACGCAAGGGACGGCCTCAAGCCCGTGCAGCGCCGAATCCTGTACCAGATGGCCGAGATGGGCCTCAGGCCGGACCGCGGCCACGTGAAGTCGGCCCGCGTCGTCGGCGAGGTGATGGGGAAGCTGCACCCGCATGGTGACACCGCGATCTACGACGCGCTCGTGCGGATGGCCCAGGCCTTCACCCTCCGCGTTCCCCTCATCGATGGCCACGGCAACTTCGGGTCCCTCGACGACGGCCCCGCCGCGCCGCGGTACACCGAGGCGCGCCTCGCAGCCCCCGCCCTCGCGATGACCGAAAACCTCGACGAGGACGTCGTTGACTTCGTCCCGAACTACGACAACCAGCTGACCCAGCCGGATGTGCTCCCCGCCGCGTACCCGAACCTGCTCGTCAACGGGGCCGCCGGCATCGCCGTCGGCATGGCGACGAACATGGCGCCGCACAACCTCATCGAGGTCGTCGGCGCGGCGCGGCACCTGCTCGCCCACCCCGACGCCACGCTCGACGAGCTGATGGAATACGTGCCGGGTCCCGACCTGCCGACAGGGGGGACGATCGTCGGCCTCTCCGGGATCAAGGATGCCTACCTCACGGGCCGCGGCAGTTTCAAGACCCGCGCCAAGGTCTCCGTCGAGGCCATCACGGCTCGGAAATCGGGCCTCATCGTGACGGAGCTCCCCTATCTCGTCGGCCCGGAGCGGGTCATCGAGAAGATCAAGGACGGCGTCACCTCCAAGAAGCTCAGCGGCATCTCCGACGTCACAGACCTCACCGATCGCACCCACGGCTTACGGCTCGTGATCGGCATCAAGACCGGCTTCAGTCCCCTGGCCGTTCTCGAACAGCTCTACCGCTACACACCCCTCGAGGATTCCTTCAACATCAACGCGGTCGCACTCGTGGACGGCGGACCGCAGACCCTCGGCCTGCGCGAGCTCCTGTCCGTCTACGTCGGCCACCGGATCGAGGTCGTCACCCGACGCAGCGCCTACCGCCTGGCCAGGCGCAAGGAACGCCTGCACCTCGTCGAGGGCCTCCTCATCGCCATCGTCGACATCGACGAGGTGATCCAGGTGATCCGCACGAGCGACGACACCGAGCAGGCCCGCACCCGCCTGATCGACGTCTTCGAGCTGAGCCAGATCCAGGCCGAGTACATCCTCGAACTCCGTCTGCGCCGCCTCACCCGCTTCTCCCAGATCGAACTCGAGGCCGAACGCGACCAGCTCCTCGCCGAGATCGCCCTCCTCGAAGAATTGCTCGGGAGCAAGCAGGCCATCCGCACGCTCGTCTCCGACGAGCTCGCCGCCGTGGCAGAGAAGTTCGGCACCCCGCGCCGCACCCTCCTCACCGAGGCCAAGCCGAGCATCGCCGGCGCAGTCGCCAAACGCAACGCCCCAGTGCTCGAACTCACCGACACGCCGACCAGGGTCTACCTGAGTGCAACCGGTCGCATCGCCAGGGTCGACCTCGCCGCCATCGAGCCCGCCGGTGACAACCCCTTCGATCCCGATCCCCTCCCGGCTGACGACGCCGTGACGGAGACCGGCGATGCGGCATCCGCGCCCCGGACCAGGACAGTGCCCACCCAGCGCCGCAGTAAACACGACGCCGTGCTCTCCGCCCTGGACACGACGAGCCGTGCAGAGGTCGGCGCCGTCACGAGCCGCGGCAGGCTGATCCGTTTCACCCCGGTCGACCTGCCCGTGATGCCGCCCACATCCATCCAGCTCGGCGCCGGCGTGCGCGTGGCCGACTACCTGGGCCTGACCGACAGGTCCGAGACCGTGCTCGCACTTGTGTCCCTCGAGTCCGACCACTCCATCGCGCTCGGAACGACCTTCGGCACCGTCAAGCGCGTCGTCGCGGGCGACTGGGCGAACCGGCCTGACTTCGAGATCATCCAGCTCAAGCCGAAGGACGCCGTCATCGGGGCCGTGCAGGGCACGGAGGACGAAGAACTCGTCTTCGTCACGTCCGACGCCCAGCTCCTGAGATTCCCGGCGGCGTCAGTGCGGCCCCAGGGCCGCCTTGCCGGAGGCATGGCCGGGATCAAACTCACAGCGGATGCCAGGGCCGTGTTCTTCACGAGCCTCGCGGCCGACGATGCGGAGACGGCCGTCGTCGCCACCGTCGCAGCGTCAAGCCACACCCTCGCAGGAACGGACCCCGGCACTGCCAAGGTCTCGGAGTTCACCGAATTCCCCGCGAAGGGCCGGGCGACGTCCGGAGTCCGCGCCCACCGCTTCCTCAAGGGGGAAGACGCCATCGCTGTCGCCTGGGTCGGTCCGATGCCCGCCCGCGCGGTCGGTCCAGACGGAGTCCCGCGCACGCTTCCGGAAACCGGGGCCAGGCGGGATGCCTCTGGAACGATGCTCGAAGCGCTGGTCGGCGCGATCGGCGCCCGGATCGCCTGA
- a CDS encoding RNA polymerase sigma factor, whose protein sequence is MATRTKTEPTEETTVAQTDAATKAPAKAPARKAAAKAPAIKRAPTKAAVAKAAAAAAASDAAAVAAAGSGNDDDDDDDDEHRTPRKRAGAKSKAGADDHDDLNGHDEVEDDHNDDDHGKKTPTEPLPSGALVLSLVDDEDEVPVYSSAITGATADPVKDYLKQIGKVALLNAAEEVELAMRIEAGLFAEDKMSQMTDAERKGALGRELLWVAKDGARAKSHLLGANLRLVVSLAKRYTGRGMQFLDLIQEGNLGLIRAVEKFDYTKGFKFSTYATWWIRQAITRAMADQARTIRIPVHMVEVINKLARVQRQMLQDLGREPTPEELSRELDMTPEKVVEVQKYGREPISLHTPLGEDGDSEFGDLIEDTEAVVPADAVGFTMLQKQLESLLDSLSEREAGVIRMRFGLGDGMPKTLDQIGDTFGVTRERIRQIESKTMAKLRHPSRSQSLRDYLE, encoded by the coding sequence ATGGCAACCCGCACAAAGACCGAGCCAACCGAAGAGACCACCGTTGCCCAGACGGATGCCGCGACGAAGGCCCCAGCCAAGGCCCCGGCCCGCAAGGCAGCGGCGAAGGCCCCCGCCATCAAGCGCGCCCCCACCAAGGCCGCCGTCGCGAAGGCAGCCGCAGCGGCAGCTGCCTCCGATGCCGCAGCCGTCGCTGCCGCCGGTTCAGGCAACGACGACGATGACGACGATGATGACGAGCACCGCACGCCGCGCAAGCGGGCCGGCGCGAAGTCCAAGGCCGGCGCGGACGACCACGACGACCTGAACGGTCACGATGAGGTCGAAGACGACCACAACGACGACGACCACGGCAAGAAGACGCCGACGGAGCCCCTCCCGAGCGGCGCGCTCGTCCTGTCCCTCGTCGACGATGAGGACGAGGTCCCCGTCTACTCGAGCGCCATCACCGGCGCAACAGCAGACCCCGTCAAGGACTACCTGAAGCAGATCGGCAAGGTCGCCCTGTTGAACGCGGCCGAAGAAGTCGAGCTCGCCATGCGCATCGAGGCCGGCCTTTTCGCAGAGGACAAAATGTCTCAGATGACCGACGCGGAGAGGAAGGGCGCGCTCGGGCGCGAACTCCTCTGGGTCGCCAAGGACGGCGCGCGCGCCAAGAGTCATCTCCTGGGCGCGAACCTGCGCCTCGTCGTCTCGCTCGCCAAGCGCTACACGGGCCGTGGAATGCAGTTCCTCGACCTGATCCAGGAAGGCAACCTCGGACTGATCCGCGCAGTCGAGAAGTTCGACTACACCAAGGGCTTCAAGTTCTCCACATATGCCACGTGGTGGATCCGCCAGGCGATCACACGCGCCATGGCCGACCAGGCCCGTACCATCCGCATTCCCGTGCACATGGTCGAGGTCATCAACAAGCTCGCCCGCGTGCAGCGCCAGATGCTCCAGGACCTCGGTCGCGAACCCACGCCGGAAGAACTGAGCCGCGAACTCGACATGACCCCGGAAAAGGTCGTCGAGGTGCAGAAGTACGGCCGCGAACCGATCTCCCTGCACACCCCGCTCGGCGAAGACGGCGACAGCGAATTCGGTGACCTCATCGAGGATACCGAGGCCGTCGTCCCCGCGGACGCCGTCGGATTCACCATGCTGCAGAAGCAGCTCGAGAGCCTGCTCGACTCGCTCTCCGAGCGCGAAGCCGGCGTGATCCGGATGCGCTTCGGCCTCGGCGACGGCATGCCCAAGACGCTCGACCAGATCGGTGACACCTTCGGAGTCACCCGCGAGCGCATCCGCCAGATCGAATCCAAGACGATGGCCAAGCTGCGTCACCCGTCGCGGTCGCAGTCACTACGCGACTACCTCGAATAG
- a CDS encoding phospholipase D-like domain-containing protein yields the protein MVLATPSAPFTVLGATLISAGLTGSIGQSLLLPQPTGPIFIFIFNVVGAGPADARDSDLLRDVAATFARAAQRYPRIALAIGDTFPLDAATVGQVVVEGVLLACYRYVELQPSSHHCGLVSLDIVGLDVELFVSAVGDQALVYNAQRSYYEALLRAGVSIYLYRAPTVLYTKHFTIDDDIAVIGSSKRDIRSFSLNREISVLVHGRDFTTGMRRVEDGYRANSVRRELADWLAGGSPRRSMASWHDLPPHCSEQSATR from the coding sequence GTGGTCCTGGCCACGCCCAGCGCGCCGTTCACCGTCCTGGGGGCCACCCTGATCTCTGCCGGCCTCACCGGCAGCATCGGGCAGAGCCTGCTTCTCCCCCAACCGACCGGTCCGATCTTCATCTTCATCTTCAACGTCGTCGGTGCCGGACCCGCGGATGCCCGGGATTCCGATCTCCTGCGCGACGTCGCGGCAACCTTCGCGCGAGCGGCCCAGCGCTATCCCCGGATCGCACTCGCGATCGGCGATACCTTCCCCCTCGACGCTGCGACGGTCGGCCAGGTGGTCGTAGAAGGGGTCCTGCTCGCTTGCTACCGATACGTCGAGCTACAGCCTTCCTCCCACCATTGCGGGCTCGTCAGCCTCGACATCGTCGGACTCGACGTCGAGCTGTTCGTCTCCGCTGTCGGAGACCAGGCCCTCGTCTACAACGCCCAGCGGTCATATTACGAGGCACTGCTGCGCGCAGGCGTCTCCATCTACCTGTACCGTGCCCCGACGGTGCTGTATACCAAGCACTTCACGATCGATGATGACATCGCCGTGATCGGATCGAGCAAAAGGGACATCCGCTCATTCAGTCTCAACAGGGAGATTTCGGTGCTCGTTCACGGACGGGACTTCACAACCGGGATGCGCCGCGTCGAAGACGGCTACCGGGCCAACAGCGTCAGGCGCGAACTGGCCGACTGGCTCGCCGGCGGGTCACCCAGAAGATCAATGGCATCCTGGCACGACTTACCTCCTCACTGCAGTGAGCAATCCGCTACGCGGTAA
- a CDS encoding cobyric acid synthase: MRALTILSVLPELLDTNGDAANARVLAQRARWAGFEATIVPVRSLEELPSKVDAIVIGSGNDSDLLATRDLLAPLVNALRAWTTAGVPVLAVGTGWELLSWGVELADGSVVEGLGLVAGRAVPLAERATDDLVVESAFGRLVGFENHARSYVGAEASVLGRVLSGVGNGAKTEGLRMGSFLGTHLHGPVLARNPGLADHILSAAVTRAGGVYVRSERAAAVDSIAEAATAVAASALSLDTDS; the protein is encoded by the coding sequence ATGCGCGCACTCACGATCCTGTCCGTGCTTCCCGAACTCCTCGACACCAACGGGGACGCCGCGAACGCACGCGTGCTCGCACAGCGCGCCCGCTGGGCCGGCTTCGAGGCGACCATCGTGCCGGTCAGGTCGCTCGAGGAACTCCCGAGCAAGGTCGACGCGATCGTGATCGGTTCCGGAAACGACTCCGACCTCCTGGCGACGCGTGATCTCCTCGCGCCCCTGGTCAATGCGCTGCGCGCGTGGACAACGGCGGGCGTTCCCGTGCTCGCGGTCGGAACCGGCTGGGAACTCCTGAGCTGGGGCGTCGAACTCGCAGACGGCAGCGTCGTCGAAGGTCTCGGCCTCGTCGCGGGGCGTGCGGTCCCGCTCGCGGAGCGTGCGACGGACGACCTTGTCGTCGAATCAGCGTTCGGCCGGCTCGTGGGCTTCGAGAACCACGCCCGCAGCTACGTCGGAGCGGAGGCATCCGTTCTCGGCCGGGTGCTCAGCGGTGTGGGCAACGGGGCGAAGACGGAGGGCCTCCGAATGGGGAGTTTCCTCGGCACGCACCTGCACGGTCCGGTCCTCGCCCGCAATCCGGGTCTGGCGGACCATATTCTCTCCGCAGCCGTCACGCGGGCAGGCGGCGTCTACGTGCGTTCGGAGCGCGCCGCTGCCGTCGATTCGATCGCGGAGGCCGCGACGGCCGTCGCGGCCTCCGCCCTCAGCCTCGACACGGACTCCTAG
- a CDS encoding SDR family NAD(P)-dependent oxidoreductase has protein sequence MTTLPGSVVLVVGATGGLGREIARQLSAAGATLVLAGRDTARLEALGIPGTLVTGDLTDASAVDALVARAVQATGGLDGVVNAAGVVAFGPARELGDAAMEELFAVNALAPIRLLRAAADSLTASAAAGREPFFVTLSGVVSESPTAGLAAYSASKAALAAFGQAAGRELRRSGIRMIDARPGHTETGLADRPISGVAPNFPAGLQPEAVAARIVAAIAAGERDLPSSAFAPPA, from the coding sequence ATGACTACACTTCCCGGCTCGGTTGTCCTCGTCGTCGGCGCGACCGGCGGCCTTGGCCGTGAAATCGCCCGGCAGCTCTCGGCCGCCGGAGCGACCCTTGTCCTCGCCGGACGTGACACGGCCAGGCTCGAAGCCCTCGGGATCCCCGGCACCCTCGTCACGGGTGACCTCACCGATGCTTCGGCCGTCGACGCCCTGGTCGCCCGTGCTGTCCAGGCCACCGGAGGACTCGACGGGGTCGTCAACGCGGCCGGTGTCGTGGCCTTCGGGCCGGCACGTGAGCTCGGCGACGCGGCCATGGAAGAACTCTTCGCCGTGAACGCACTCGCGCCCATCCGCCTGCTCCGCGCCGCAGCGGACAGCCTCACGGCATCCGCCGCCGCCGGCAGGGAACCCTTCTTCGTGACCCTCAGCGGCGTCGTGAGCGAGAGCCCGACCGCGGGCCTCGCGGCGTACTCAGCGTCCAAGGCCGCCCTCGCAGCATTCGGACAGGCCGCGGGGCGGGAGCTTCGCCGTAGCGGCATCCGCATGATCGACGCCCGCCCCGGGCACACCGAAACCGGCCTCGCCGACCGCCCGATCTCAGGCGTCGCGCCGAACTTCCCGGCCGGTCTGCAGCCGGAGGCCGTCGCCGCGCGGATCGTCGCCGCCATCGCCGCCGGGGAGCGCGACCTGCCCAGTTCCGCGTTCGCCCCGCCCGCCTGA
- a CDS encoding helix-turn-helix domain-containing protein, whose translation MQIRRDASLAAPMLVLALAVVEAAWTPTTIGVSVTERTIEDLVVGLFLQGEGDAMDSAELRAGLRMRAVAHIAARHRNRDLSPAVVAAQLGASLRHLQRAFEDGGSTVASEISRCRAESAARLLLAPRTAGLTIADIATRSGHTSAFEVRAGFRVR comes from the coding sequence GTGCAGATCCGTCGTGATGCCTCTCTCGCCGCGCCCATGCTGGTCCTCGCGCTCGCGGTCGTCGAAGCGGCCTGGACGCCGACGACCATCGGAGTGTCTGTCACAGAGAGGACGATCGAGGACCTCGTCGTCGGCCTGTTCCTGCAGGGCGAGGGTGATGCCATGGACAGCGCGGAACTCCGGGCCGGCCTGCGCATGCGCGCCGTCGCCCACATCGCGGCGAGGCACCGGAACCGAGATCTCAGCCCTGCTGTCGTTGCCGCCCAGCTGGGGGCCTCCCTGCGGCATCTGCAGCGCGCGTTCGAGGACGGGGGCAGCACCGTTGCCTCGGAGATCAGCCGGTGTCGTGCGGAGTCGGCCGCCCGGCTGCTGCTCGCACCGCGCACGGCGGGGCTGACGATCGCTGACATCGCGACGCGTTCCGGTCACACGTCCGCTTTCGAGGTCCGCGCCGGGTTCCGCGTACGGTAG
- a CDS encoding SDR family oxidoreductase codes for MSTQADQAGFQQARFTGRTVIVTGAGSGIGRATALRLLSEGARVIAADISAERLSALEQSSGSGELVGVAGDVSLQADVDALVLAAGPTVDGLVNNAGIMDSFLPTAEITDEVWERVFRVNVTSQMRLMRAVLPGMVSAGFGRIVNIASEAGIRAGASGTTYSASKHAVIGLTKSTALFYGPKGVRCNAVAPGAVKTNIEAPFLSAWAAERLGPIMQTTIPAPAEPEELAASICWLLSEDSPNVNGAVLMSDGGWSTV; via the coding sequence ATGAGCACCCAGGCGGACCAGGCAGGATTCCAGCAGGCACGATTCACGGGCCGGACCGTCATCGTGACCGGGGCGGGCAGCGGCATCGGGAGGGCGACGGCGCTCCGGCTCCTCAGTGAGGGCGCCCGCGTCATCGCCGCCGATATCTCAGCGGAGCGTCTCTCGGCGCTGGAGCAAAGCAGCGGCAGCGGGGAGCTCGTCGGCGTGGCCGGCGACGTGAGCCTGCAAGCGGATGTCGACGCGCTCGTCCTGGCCGCGGGACCCACGGTCGACGGGCTGGTCAACAACGCCGGGATCATGGACTCGTTCCTCCCGACTGCGGAGATCACCGACGAGGTCTGGGAGCGGGTCTTCCGGGTGAACGTGACTTCGCAGATGCGGCTGATGCGTGCCGTGCTTCCCGGCATGGTCTCGGCCGGTTTCGGGCGGATCGTGAACATCGCAAGCGAGGCAGGCATCCGCGCGGGGGCATCGGGCACGACGTACAGCGCATCCAAGCACGCCGTGATCGGACTGACCAAGAGCACGGCGTTGTTCTACGGCCCGAAGGGGGTGCGCTGCAATGCGGTGGCGCCCGGCGCGGTGAAGACGAACATCGAGGCTCCGTTTCTGTCCGCATGGGCCGCCGAGCGTCTCGGACCGATCATGCAGACGACCATTCCGGCCCCTGCGGAGCCGGAAGAGCTGGCCGCGTCCATTTGCTGGTTGCTGAGCGAGGACTCGCCCAACGTCAACGGCGCCGTCCTGATGTCCGACGGCGGCTGGTCGACGGTCTAG